Proteins from one Pseudomonadota bacterium genomic window:
- a CDS encoding zinc ribbon domain-containing protein → MDERCYEIARQKHICPHCKEELSCCRTPPYHVGDGLGWGTEIFFICLNDECKIFNGSWDEFEERYGHSASCRYMLLPNETKGGPMMVGSKVAFTGFIIDPDELDQSNERYQKEKEAVAQLASCVAEKNLSPVIRLIIDEEANLEARNRACDLLAELNDLDCIDPIRGHEFRHTEIGQKANIAISTILKNHNRKECEFCAEIIKAQAKICKECGKEVG, encoded by the coding sequence ATGGACGAACGCTGTTACGAAATAGCAAGGCAGAAACACATCTGCCCGCACTGCAAAGAAGAACTCTCCTGTTGCCGCACTCCGCCATACCACGTTGGTGACGGACTTGGCTGGGGAACCGAAATATTCTTCATCTGCCTCAATGACGAATGCAAGATATTCAACGGCAGCTGGGACGAGTTCGAAGAGCGTTACGGCCATTCAGCTTCATGCCGCTACATGCTTCTGCCCAACGAGACAAAAGGCGGCCCGATGATGGTCGGCAGCAAGGTCGCCTTTACAGGATTTATTATTGATCCCGATGAACTCGATCAATCAAACGAACGTTACCAGAAGGAGAAAGAGGCCGTCGCGCAGCTTGCCAGCTGTGTCGCCGAAAAGAACCTGAGCCCGGTAATCCGCCTGATCATCGATGAAGAAGCCAATCTTGAGGCCCGCAACCGCGCCTGTGACCTGCTGGCTGAGTTGAACGATCTCGACTGTATCGATCCGATCCGGGGGCATGAGTTCCGACATACGGAAATCGGCCAGAAAGCCAATATTGCCATCTCTACGATCCTGAAAAATCACAACCGCAAGGAATGTGAATTCTGCGCCGAGATCATCAAGGCGCAGGCCAAAATCTGCAAAGAATGCGGCAAGGAAGTCGGCTGA
- the purM gene encoding phosphoribosylformylglycinamidine cyclo-ligase: MEKNTKSRYVEAGVDIDKGNDFVERIKPLVKDTFQRGVLTDIGGFGGLFALGGDRYKDPVLVSSTDGVGTKLTVAQLCGKHDTIGIDLVAMCVNDVIVSGARPLFFLDYFAIGKLDTDLATDVVKGIAKGCKIAKCSLIGGETAEMPGLYKPGEYDLAGFTVGIAERDNIIDGSGIRVGHKIIGLASSGVHSNGYSLVRKIFFDEKGLGVNDHIEELGCTVGEELIKPTRIYVDPLLNIIKNFKVHGMVHVTGGGFFDNIPRVLPKTCKAVIESGSWAIPPVFSYMCKNGNVSPEEMFRTFNCGIGMVLVVEEEQAEDICFQLAALGETTFTIGEIATREGDGDNPVEIDCGANFA; this comes from the coding sequence ATGGAAAAAAATACCAAGTCTCGATATGTTGAAGCCGGCGTCGATATTGATAAAGGCAATGACTTTGTTGAAAGGATTAAACCGCTGGTCAAGGACACCTTCCAGCGAGGGGTGCTGACCGATATCGGCGGGTTCGGCGGGTTGTTTGCCCTTGGCGGGGACCGCTATAAAGATCCGGTGCTGGTCTCATCCACCGATGGGGTTGGCACCAAATTGACAGTTGCCCAGCTTTGCGGCAAACATGATACCATCGGTATTGATCTTGTGGCCATGTGTGTGAATGACGTGATTGTCAGCGGCGCCAGGCCCCTTTTTTTCCTCGATTATTTTGCCATCGGCAAGCTTGATACCGATCTGGCAACCGACGTTGTAAAAGGAATTGCCAAAGGGTGCAAGATCGCCAAATGTTCTCTGATCGGCGGTGAAACAGCCGAAATGCCGGGGCTTTATAAACCAGGAGAGTATGACCTGGCGGGTTTTACGGTCGGCATCGCCGAGCGGGACAATATCATCGATGGTTCGGGAATAAGGGTGGGGCACAAGATAATCGGGCTCGCATCAAGCGGTGTCCACAGCAACGGTTACTCCCTGGTTCGCAAGATATTCTTCGATGAGAAAGGTCTCGGGGTCAACGACCACATCGAAGAACTGGGGTGTACCGTCGGTGAAGAGCTGATCAAGCCCACCCGCATCTATGTCGACCCGCTTCTGAATATTATCAAGAACTTCAAGGTTCACGGGATGGTCCATGTGACCGGCGGCGGTTTTTTCGACAATATTCCCAGGGTTCTCCCCAAAACCTGCAAGGCGGTGATCGAGAGCGGCAGCTGGGCGATTCCCCCGGTATTCAGCTATATGTGTAAAAACGGCAATGTTTCCCCGGAGGAGATGTTCAGGACCTTCAATTGCGGGATCGGGATGGTGCTGGTGGTTGAGGAAGAGCAGGCCGAGGATATCTGTTTTCAACTGGCAGCTCTCGGTGAAACCACCTTTACCATCGGAGAGATTGCAACCCGGGAAGGGGATGGTGACAATCCGGTAGAAATCGATTGTGGGGCCAATTTCGCCTGA
- the fusA gene encoding elongation factor G: MQDITLVRNVALFGHGKSGKTSLAEAMLYTAGKNTRLGLVDDGSSVMDFDPEEISRKATINNSFNQLSWHKHAIYIIDTPGDDNFLNESMFAARVADSAIFVVEATSGIKSQTEKIASFVKEQNLPTIIFINKMDRERANFENTVAEVTSELPFKTAVVHLPIGAENNFKGLVDILKQKAFMFDGNSGKVTKAEIPAGMADEVAIYRESLMEMVAETDDELIEKFLEEGELSDEELQIGLRAAARSGEISLITAGSATGNLGASLLLDLINDYLPTPSDRPAVVGTNPETGDIVERKPAPDEPFSGLVFKTMADPYAGRLTIFKVVSGTLRGDSFHNSTKDKYEKFGQLLVMEGKEQKPIDGAGPGMIVAVAKLKETVTGDTLCAADHKILFEKLVPTPPNISYSVTTENKKDEEKLFASITKMLEEDPTLFLTRDPLTRQTLLSGVGQVHLEVIGDRIKRKFGVEMKLEIPKVPYKETIKGKARVQGKHKKQTGGHGQFADCWLEIEPLRNGEMFEFEDKIVGGVIPKGYIPAVEKGVLEAMEKGIIAGYPVVNVKVAVVDGSYHAVDSSEMAFKIAGSLAFKKGALEAKPVLLEPVMNMTIMVPKDCVGDVIGDLNGKRGKVMGMDSEGKHEVITAQAPMAEVQLYAQDLTSITGARGSFKIEFSHYEEVPGHMADKIIAQAGVEKE, encoded by the coding sequence ATGCAGGACATCACCCTGGTTCGGAATGTTGCGTTATTCGGTCACGGCAAAAGCGGCAAAACATCTCTGGCAGAGGCCATGCTGTACACCGCCGGCAAGAATACCAGACTCGGCCTGGTTGATGACGGATCCTCGGTTATGGATTTCGACCCGGAAGAAATCTCCAGAAAAGCAACAATCAACAACTCCTTCAACCAGCTCTCCTGGCACAAACACGCAATCTACATCATCGACACCCCCGGGGATGACAATTTCCTCAATGAATCAATGTTCGCAGCCAGGGTTGCCGATTCGGCGATTTTCGTCGTGGAAGCTACTTCAGGAATCAAAAGTCAAACCGAAAAAATAGCATCCTTCGTGAAAGAACAGAACCTGCCGACCATCATCTTTATCAACAAAATGGACAGGGAACGCGCCAATTTCGAGAATACCGTTGCCGAGGTAACAAGTGAGCTTCCTTTCAAGACTGCGGTGGTCCACCTCCCCATCGGCGCTGAAAACAACTTCAAAGGCCTGGTTGACATTCTGAAACAGAAGGCTTTCATGTTTGATGGGAACAGCGGCAAAGTGACCAAGGCGGAAATTCCCGCCGGGATGGCCGACGAGGTTGCCATCTACCGCGAAAGCCTGATGGAGATGGTTGCGGAAACCGATGATGAGCTGATTGAAAAATTTCTCGAAGAAGGCGAACTCTCCGACGAGGAACTGCAGATCGGCCTGCGGGCCGCAGCAAGATCCGGTGAAATTTCTCTGATCACCGCAGGTTCCGCAACCGGGAACCTTGGTGCCTCACTGCTCCTTGATCTGATCAATGACTATCTGCCAACCCCTTCAGACAGACCGGCGGTGGTTGGAACGAACCCCGAAACCGGAGACATTGTCGAGCGCAAACCAGCTCCGGACGAACCTTTTTCAGGTCTGGTGTTCAAGACCATGGCTGATCCATACGCGGGTCGCTTGACAATCTTCAAGGTGGTCTCGGGAACCTTGAGGGGAGACTCCTTTCATAATTCCACCAAGGACAAGTATGAAAAATTCGGCCAGCTTCTGGTCATGGAAGGCAAGGAACAGAAACCTATCGACGGTGCCGGGCCCGGCATGATTGTGGCGGTTGCAAAACTCAAAGAAACCGTCACTGGCGACACGCTTTGTGCCGCAGACCACAAGATTCTTTTCGAAAAACTTGTCCCGACCCCTCCCAACATTTCCTACTCCGTCACCACTGAAAACAAAAAAGATGAGGAGAAACTTTTTGCCTCGATCACAAAAATGCTCGAAGAGGATCCCACGCTCTTCCTCACCCGAGATCCGCTGACCAGGCAGACCCTGCTCTCCGGTGTCGGCCAGGTGCACCTGGAGGTAATTGGGGACCGGATCAAGCGTAAATTCGGGGTCGAGATGAAGCTTGAGATCCCCAAAGTTCCATACAAGGAAACGATCAAAGGCAAGGCAAGGGTTCAGGGCAAGCACAAGAAACAGACCGGCGGTCATGGCCAGTTTGCAGACTGCTGGCTCGAAATCGAACCGTTACGAAACGGAGAGATGTTCGAATTTGAAGACAAGATCGTCGGCGGAGTCATCCCCAAAGGGTATATCCCGGCCGTAGAAAAAGGTGTCCTCGAAGCGATGGAGAAGGGCATCATCGCCGGTTACCCGGTGGTCAACGTAAAAGTGGCCGTGGTCGACGGCTCCTACCATGCGGTTGACTCTTCAGAGATGGCTTTCAAGATTGCCGGCTCACTTGCTTTCAAAAAAGGCGCTCTGGAGGCAAAGCCGGTGCTCCTTGAACCGGTCATGAACATGACGATCATGGTGCCCAAAGACTGTGTCGGCGATGTCATCGGCGACCTGAACGGCAAGCGCGGCAAGGTCATGGGAATGGATTCCGAAGGCAAACATGAAGTGATTACCGCCCAGGCGCCGATGGCGGAAGTACAGCTCTATGCTCAGGATCTGACTTCCATTACCGGCGCCCGCGGCTCGTTTAAAATTGAATTCTCACATTACGAAGAAGTCCCCGGACATATGGCCGACAAGATCATCGCCCAGGCCGGGGTTGAGAAAGAATAA